In one window of Burkholderia cepacia ATCC 25416 DNA:
- a CDS encoding LysR substrate-binding domain-containing protein yields the protein MENPLDTALLQTFVAVADVRSFTGAGRRLNLSQSAVSAQIVRLEEQVGQALLVRNTRSVTLTAHGQTLLGYARAMLNLSGEARARLGAGDAADTRLRIGASEDFAEGWLPDAMRRHSATRRGLRLDLTVDIGDSLFRRHADGEFDLVIGSRCAHTDQGATLWQEPLVWAFARHERLPEGEVALACFPDPCPYRGAALKALALADLRYRIACESPSVAGIRTCVRAGIAIAPVPRSAIDGTLRELGVADGLPELPEVEFVLMHDARMPAAVEFAATIFDEAAVRTGAGKRTTP from the coding sequence ATGGAGAATCCTCTCGACACGGCGCTGCTTCAGACGTTCGTCGCGGTCGCCGACGTGCGGAGTTTCACCGGCGCCGGTCGCAGGCTGAATCTCAGCCAGTCCGCGGTCAGCGCCCAGATCGTTCGTCTCGAAGAACAGGTCGGCCAGGCGCTGCTCGTGCGCAATACGCGCAGCGTCACGCTCACCGCGCATGGCCAGACGCTGCTCGGTTACGCGCGCGCGATGCTCAATCTGAGCGGGGAAGCGAGGGCGCGGCTGGGAGCCGGCGACGCAGCCGATACCCGGCTGCGCATCGGCGCATCGGAGGATTTCGCGGAAGGCTGGCTGCCGGACGCGATGCGCCGCCACTCGGCCACGCGGCGCGGATTGCGGCTGGATCTGACGGTCGACATCGGCGACAGCTTGTTTCGGCGGCATGCCGACGGCGAATTCGATCTCGTGATCGGCAGCCGGTGCGCGCACACGGATCAGGGCGCGACGTTGTGGCAAGAGCCGCTCGTCTGGGCATTTGCGCGCCACGAGCGGTTGCCGGAAGGCGAGGTGGCGCTCGCGTGCTTCCCCGATCCTTGCCCGTACCGGGGCGCCGCTCTCAAGGCGCTCGCGCTGGCCGACCTGCGCTACCGGATCGCATGCGAAAGCCCGAGCGTCGCCGGCATCCGGACATGCGTGCGCGCCGGCATCGCCATCGCGCCGGTGCCGCGCAGCGCGATCGACGGCACACTCCGGGAACTCGGCGTGGCCGACGGCTTGCCGGAACTGCCGGAAGTCGAATTCGTGCTGATGCATGACGCGCGGATGCCGGCCGCGGTCGAATTCGCCGCGACGATCTTCGACGAAGCCGCCGTTCGCACGGGAGCGGGCAAGCGCACTACGCCCTAG
- a CDS encoding LysR family transcriptional regulator, whose protein sequence is MDKLRSMETFVAVVEGGNFTEAAQRLGMSAVMVGKYVRELEERLGARMLERTTRRQSLTDAGRVFYEDAKRALEQVRIAETSVERLRASPSGTLRISAPITFGACVVAPLAATFQQMHPLVRIELVLSNRVVDLVDEGFDLAVRIGELGDVDLIAKPLTMYRMVICASPGYLARHGRPETPQDLGVHHCLSHSVWNGRNGWKLGGWDGPQVSQDPVFTCDDGNGLRMAAIAGAGLLLQPEVLVAHDLASGALVPVLQAYLPAPHPVHIVYRHDRRPLPKLTRFVEHLIEHGAGR, encoded by the coding sequence ATGGACAAGCTGCGTTCAATGGAAACCTTCGTTGCCGTCGTGGAAGGGGGCAACTTCACCGAGGCGGCGCAGCGGCTTGGCATGTCGGCGGTCATGGTCGGCAAGTACGTGCGCGAACTTGAAGAGCGCCTCGGCGCGCGCATGCTGGAGCGCACCACGCGACGGCAGAGCCTGACGGACGCGGGGCGCGTGTTCTACGAAGATGCCAAGCGCGCGCTTGAACAGGTGCGGATCGCCGAGACATCGGTCGAGCGATTGCGTGCGTCGCCGTCCGGCACGTTGCGGATCAGCGCGCCGATTACCTTCGGTGCATGCGTCGTCGCGCCGCTGGCCGCGACGTTCCAGCAGATGCATCCACTCGTGCGCATCGAGCTGGTGTTGAGCAATCGCGTCGTCGACCTGGTGGACGAGGGTTTCGATCTCGCCGTTCGAATTGGTGAACTGGGTGACGTCGATCTGATCGCAAAACCGTTGACCATGTATCGCATGGTGATTTGCGCATCGCCCGGTTACCTCGCGCGGCATGGACGTCCGGAGACGCCGCAGGATCTGGGCGTGCATCACTGCCTGTCTCACTCGGTGTGGAACGGCCGTAACGGGTGGAAGCTCGGTGGGTGGGACGGGCCGCAGGTTTCGCAGGATCCGGTCTTCACGTGCGACGACGGGAACGGGCTGCGCATGGCCGCCATCGCGGGCGCGGGATTGTTGCTGCAGCCTGAAGTTCTGGTGGCGCACGATCTGGCGAGTGGCGCGCTGGTGCCGGTGTTGCAAGCGTACTTGCCGGCGCCGCATCCGGTTCATATCGTGTATCGGCACGATCGGCGGCCATTGCCGAAGCTGACTCGTTTCGTCGAGCATTTGATCGAGCATGGTGCGGGGCGTTGA
- a CDS encoding NADPH-dependent F420 reductase, with product MKIAFLGGGNFGGNLAELLVAAGHDVVVGLRNPARARPGARYRIASLDEAATHGDVVIIAVLYQACAEVLPSLAHRLAGKIVVDATNALKDDWSPLPLGADGSAAEAIGHLLPGARLVKCFNTVFADIMTPDRIDRGGHAVTAFIAGNDVQANTTVAEIAESAGFAPVVTGPLNNARYLEAMAHLNIQIAIGRGGGTNAGFVYHRALA from the coding sequence ATGAAGATCGCATTCCTGGGCGGTGGAAACTTTGGCGGGAATCTGGCCGAATTGCTGGTCGCGGCGGGACATGATGTGGTAGTCGGCTTGCGCAATCCCGCGAGGGCGCGCCCGGGCGCCCGGTACCGAATCGCGTCGCTGGACGAGGCCGCGACGCATGGTGATGTTGTCATCATCGCTGTCCTCTATCAGGCGTGCGCCGAGGTACTTCCCTCCCTTGCGCATCGGCTGGCCGGCAAGATCGTTGTTGACGCAACGAATGCGCTCAAGGACGACTGGTCGCCACTTCCGCTGGGGGCCGACGGATCGGCAGCCGAGGCGATCGGCCACCTGCTGCCGGGCGCGCGTCTGGTGAAGTGCTTCAACACGGTGTTCGCCGACATCATGACGCCGGATCGCATCGATCGCGGTGGCCATGCCGTTACGGCATTCATCGCGGGCAACGACGTCCAGGCCAACACGACGGTCGCCGAGATCGCGGAAAGCGCGGGGTTCGCGCCCGTCGTGACCGGCCCCTTGAACAACGCCCGTTATCTCGAGGCGATGGCACACCTCAATATTCAGATCGCCATAGGTCGGGGCGGCGGAACGAATGCCGGCTTCGTGTACCACCGCGCGCTCGCTTAG
- a CDS encoding LysR family transcriptional regulator: protein MQNLDALLIFARVAEMTSFTRAAESLGIQKGRVSMVIRELERDVGVALLHRTTRRVQLTEDGRAFYSRARDLLAEVQELQSMFSGNGTPLRGRLRVDMPTELARSVVIPALPQLMAAHPELELELSSTDRRVDLVQEGFDCVIRLGPIVDETLIARPLGKLRMTNAASPSYLARYGTPHTLDDLRTQGHRMIHYTLTLGARHAGWEYPDGDGYASLPLPSAMQVNSVQTYHAAGLAGLGLIQAGYPTLAHYIESGALVEVLPDLRPEPLAASLVVAHRRNLSPRVRAFMDWIEGVLEPYLD, encoded by the coding sequence ATGCAAAACCTCGACGCGCTTTTGATCTTTGCCCGTGTCGCCGAAATGACGAGCTTCACGCGCGCGGCCGAAAGCCTCGGTATCCAGAAGGGACGTGTGTCGATGGTGATCCGTGAACTCGAGCGGGACGTGGGCGTTGCGCTCCTGCACCGGACCACGAGGCGCGTTCAGCTGACTGAAGACGGGCGCGCCTTTTATTCACGCGCGCGCGACCTGCTGGCCGAAGTACAGGAGTTGCAATCGATGTTCTCCGGCAACGGCACACCGTTGCGGGGAAGGCTGCGCGTCGACATGCCCACCGAGCTGGCACGCAGCGTCGTGATTCCCGCACTCCCGCAACTGATGGCGGCGCATCCGGAACTGGAACTGGAACTTTCGAGCACCGATCGGCGTGTCGATCTCGTCCAGGAAGGATTCGACTGCGTGATCCGGCTCGGGCCGATCGTCGACGAGACGCTGATTGCCCGGCCGCTGGGAAAACTGCGGATGACCAATGCGGCGAGCCCGAGCTATCTGGCGCGGTACGGCACACCGCACACGCTCGATGATCTGCGCACGCAGGGACACCGAATGATCCACTACACGCTGACACTCGGTGCCAGGCATGCCGGATGGGAATACCCGGACGGCGACGGCTATGCGTCGCTTCCGCTGCCGAGCGCGATGCAGGTCAACAGTGTGCAGACCTATCATGCAGCCGGGCTGGCCGGCCTCGGGTTGATCCAGGCGGGATATCCGACGCTTGCGCACTACATTGAAAGCGGCGCGCTGGTGGAGGTGCTGCCCGACTTGCGTCCCGAGCCGCTCGCCGCGTCGCTTGTCGTGGCCCATCGGCGCAATCTGTCGCCTCGCGTCCGGGCCTTCATGGACTGGATCGAGGGGGTGTTGGAGCCTTATCTTGATTGA
- a CDS encoding short chain dehydrogenase, which translates to MKIVVIGAGGDVGRAVADELARDGRHEVVRVGRTSGDHQVDITHDESVSALFEKIGQVDAIVAAAGNVILAPIEKMTAADFHKGLQDKLLSQVRIALVGQHYLVDGGSITLTSGIAVDDPIAQGAHAAASNAGIEGFVRGAACDFPRGIRINVVSPTVLTESMDRFGPFFPGCESVPAARVAMAYRRSVEGVHSGRVYRVGH; encoded by the coding sequence ATGAAGATCGTTGTAATCGGCGCCGGCGGAGACGTCGGACGTGCCGTGGCAGATGAGCTTGCGCGTGACGGAAGACACGAAGTCGTTCGCGTGGGTCGCACCTCCGGTGACCATCAGGTCGACATCACCCATGACGAGAGCGTGAGCGCGCTGTTCGAGAAGATCGGGCAAGTCGACGCAATCGTCGCCGCCGCGGGCAATGTCATCCTTGCCCCGATCGAGAAGATGACGGCGGCCGATTTCCACAAGGGATTGCAGGACAAGCTGCTGAGCCAGGTCCGCATCGCACTGGTGGGCCAGCACTATCTGGTCGACGGCGGGTCGATCACGCTGACCTCGGGCATCGCGGTCGATGATCCGATTGCGCAAGGTGCCCATGCCGCCGCATCGAATGCCGGAATTGAAGGATTCGTGCGCGGGGCCGCGTGCGATTTTCCGCGCGGCATCCGGATCAACGTCGTGAGCCCGACGGTGCTGACGGAATCCATGGATCGGTTCGGTCCGTTTTTTCCCGGCTGCGAGAGCGTGCCGGCGGCACGTGTGGCAATGGCCTATCGACGCAGCGTGGAAGGCGTGCATAGCGGTCGCGTCTATCGGGTCGGTCATTGA
- a CDS encoding MFS transporter: MQTSSRHHPRLVQTAACLGFAVVLIDVSVVNVALDALRTAFGAAVTDLQWVVNAYALVFAATLLMAGALGDRLGAKRVFIAGYAIFTLSSIGCGIAHSMEALIAWRLVQGIGASLLVPNSLAVLRVAFDDAAARSRAIGWWGAGGGIALAAGPLAGGLLIAAVGWRSIFLVNVPVGLAGIWMTWRFAPDTKAQRGRRLDLPGQLTGALALAALTFASTEISALGWRNPVIVGAFALCVGLGIAFVRLEARNPDAMLPSALWQDRIVRSSIVIGAIANLVFYGIVFTLSLLFQSVWHMTPVRTGVAFLPMMGVLMAMSIASGRLTGRLGARTLATAGLSISAVGYLAMWPAIAVHSNALLAIPMLLAGSGIALTIPTITDAALAAVSAAQSGVASGLLNTARQVGGVLGVALFGFFVRAADSATFVHGMARALIVSVLLLVAGAVMAWRNLGQAGARGIRARGANPQRQ; the protein is encoded by the coding sequence ATGCAGACCTCATCCAGACATCACCCGCGGCTGGTTCAAACGGCCGCGTGCCTCGGTTTTGCTGTCGTCCTGATCGACGTCAGCGTCGTCAACGTTGCGCTCGATGCATTGCGGACGGCCTTTGGCGCAGCGGTCACGGACCTGCAATGGGTCGTCAATGCGTATGCGCTCGTGTTCGCGGCGACCCTGCTGATGGCCGGCGCCCTCGGCGACCGGCTGGGCGCAAAGCGCGTGTTCATTGCCGGCTACGCGATATTCACGCTCTCGTCGATCGGCTGCGGCATCGCGCATTCGATGGAAGCGTTGATCGCGTGGCGGCTCGTTCAGGGGATCGGCGCGTCGCTGCTGGTGCCGAACTCGCTGGCCGTGCTGCGCGTCGCATTCGACGACGCGGCGGCGCGCAGCCGGGCGATCGGCTGGTGGGGCGCCGGCGGCGGCATCGCGCTGGCCGCGGGGCCGTTGGCCGGCGGATTGCTCATCGCTGCCGTGGGTTGGCGCAGCATTTTCCTGGTCAATGTGCCGGTCGGCCTGGCCGGTATCTGGATGACATGGCGGTTTGCGCCGGACACGAAAGCGCAGCGCGGAAGGCGCCTGGATCTTCCCGGACAACTGACCGGTGCGTTGGCGCTGGCGGCGCTCACGTTCGCGTCGACCGAGATCAGTGCACTGGGATGGCGCAACCCGGTCATCGTGGGCGCGTTCGCGTTGTGCGTCGGGCTGGGCATCGCGTTCGTCCGGCTGGAAGCGCGTAATCCGGACGCGATGCTGCCATCTGCGTTGTGGCAGGACCGGATCGTCCGCAGTTCGATCGTGATCGGCGCGATCGCGAATCTGGTCTTCTACGGGATCGTGTTTACGTTGAGCCTGCTTTTTCAGTCGGTGTGGCATATGACGCCCGTGCGTACGGGTGTCGCGTTTCTGCCGATGATGGGTGTGCTGATGGCCATGAGCATCGCTTCCGGCAGACTCACCGGCAGGCTCGGTGCGCGCACGCTGGCGACGGCCGGCCTGTCGATTTCCGCGGTCGGGTATCTCGCGATGTGGCCGGCGATCGCCGTGCACTCCAACGCGCTGCTCGCAATACCGATGCTGCTGGCAGGCAGCGGCATCGCGCTGACGATACCGACGATCACGGACGCGGCGCTCGCGGCGGTGAGCGCCGCGCAGTCAGGGGTGGCGTCCGGGCTGTTGAATACGGCCCGGCAGGTGGGCGGCGTGTTGGGCGTCGCGTTGTTTGGTTTCTTCGTTCGGGCGGCAGACAGCGCGACGTTCGTTCACGGGATGGCGCGGGCGTTGATCGTTTCCGTTCTGTTGCTGGTGGCCGGTGCGGTGATGGCGTGGCGGAATCTGGGGCAGGCAGGGGCGCGAGGAATTCGGGCTCGCGGGGCGAACCCTCAACGTCAATGA
- a CDS encoding energy transducer TonB — protein MRKIKLLPILRHGATACLSCSALSAFAVTPEALVSSVAAPDVAHQATCNLVRPDYPNEARRAHESGTVKLRFEISVNGQVENVTVVESTGYACLNDSAKAALLASRCTRYHDADGKPLRSVTTIRLAFQ, from the coding sequence ATGCGGAAAATAAAACTTCTTCCGATTCTGCGACACGGCGCAACGGCGTGCCTGAGTTGTTCCGCATTATCGGCCTTTGCCGTGACGCCTGAAGCACTCGTGTCGTCCGTGGCCGCGCCCGATGTCGCTCACCAGGCGACATGCAACCTGGTCAGGCCGGACTATCCGAACGAGGCGCGGCGGGCACACGAAAGCGGGACGGTAAAGCTGCGTTTCGAAATCAGCGTCAACGGTCAGGTTGAAAACGTGACTGTTGTCGAATCGACGGGGTACGCGTGCCTGAACGACAGTGCGAAAGCGGCGCTACTTGCCAGCCGATGTACCCGATACCATGATGCGGACGGTAAGCCATTGCGATCTGTCACGACCATTCGACTTGCGTTCCAGTAA
- a CDS encoding FMN-dependent NADH-azoreductase has product MTCVLYIEGSPNKAYSASIEVCNAFLDAYRHAHPDHEIRKLDVWDLAMPEFDEDALAAKYAGLSGTALTPSQAAAWQRIEQLAAPFHAADKFLFGVPLWNFSIPYKLKHLIDTISQKDVLFTFDDTGFTGKLAGKKAAVVYARGLGYQSPGSFTPAAEFDLQRPYMETWLRFVGVTDVTGIVVERTLFGADGKVDRSRAIDEARSIARGF; this is encoded by the coding sequence ATGACGTGCGTGCTCTATATCGAAGGCTCACCCAACAAGGCATATTCCGCATCCATCGAAGTGTGCAATGCGTTTCTCGACGCGTACCGGCATGCGCATCCCGATCATGAAATACGAAAGCTCGACGTGTGGGATCTGGCGATGCCCGAATTCGACGAAGACGCGCTGGCCGCGAAATATGCGGGGCTGAGCGGCACCGCGTTGACACCGTCGCAGGCGGCGGCATGGCAGCGGATCGAGCAGCTCGCAGCGCCGTTCCACGCAGCGGACAAGTTCCTGTTCGGCGTGCCGCTGTGGAATTTCAGCATTCCGTACAAGCTCAAGCACCTGATCGATACGATCTCGCAGAAGGACGTGCTGTTCACGTTCGACGACACGGGCTTCACCGGCAAGCTGGCCGGGAAAAAGGCGGCCGTGGTCTACGCGCGCGGGCTCGGTTATCAGTCGCCGGGTTCGTTTACGCCGGCCGCAGAGTTCGATCTTCAGCGCCCGTACATGGAAACATGGCTCAGGTTCGTGGGCGTGACGGACGTCACGGGCATCGTCGTCGAGCGTACGTTGTTCGGTGCCGACGGAAAGGTCGATCGCAGCCGCGCGATCGACGAAGCCCGATCGATCGCGCGCGGGTTCTGA
- a CDS encoding LysR family transcriptional regulator, with product MFDWENLRYFVAVAQTGSLSAAARRLNVDHATVSRRLGALEAELKIRVIDRLPRACRPTAAGRQILELAEKMEAHAFAIERLALTEHLPMHGTVTISVPPVLANNFFANHLHEFAQLHPGIRLSMASQAQRVSLARREADIAVRLFRPEEPQNVTRKLGEMAFGLYASRDYAHASSPDDWAFICYDAQFAEMPHQRWLESIARGRRIACEVSDITTQQVAARTGIGVAGLPVFMGDDDPVLQRLPFDGEPYARDLWLVVHADLRHAPTIRAAIDFIVDVTGRTFAPDARP from the coding sequence ATGTTCGACTGGGAAAACCTGCGCTACTTCGTTGCCGTCGCACAAACGGGGAGTCTTTCGGCAGCCGCCAGGCGCTTGAATGTCGACCACGCGACCGTCAGCCGCCGCTTGGGCGCACTCGAAGCGGAACTGAAGATCCGCGTGATCGACCGGTTGCCGCGCGCGTGCCGGCCGACCGCCGCCGGCCGGCAGATACTCGAGCTCGCCGAGAAAATGGAGGCACACGCGTTTGCGATCGAGCGCCTCGCGCTCACGGAACACCTGCCGATGCACGGCACCGTGACGATCAGCGTGCCGCCCGTACTCGCAAACAACTTCTTCGCGAATCATCTACATGAATTCGCGCAATTGCATCCGGGCATTCGGCTATCGATGGCCAGCCAGGCGCAACGCGTGTCGCTCGCCCGTCGTGAAGCCGATATCGCCGTGCGCCTGTTCCGCCCCGAGGAACCGCAAAACGTGACGCGCAAGCTGGGCGAGATGGCGTTCGGGCTCTATGCGAGCCGCGACTATGCGCACGCGTCGTCGCCCGACGACTGGGCCTTCATCTGCTACGACGCGCAATTCGCGGAAATGCCGCATCAGAGATGGCTCGAGTCGATCGCGCGAGGCCGCCGTATCGCGTGCGAGGTGAGCGACATCACGACACAGCAGGTGGCGGCACGTACAGGCATCGGCGTGGCCGGGCTGCCGGTGTTCATGGGCGACGACGATCCCGTGTTGCAGCGCCTGCCGTTCGACGGGGAACCGTACGCCCGGGATCTCTGGCTGGTCGTGCATGCCGACCTCAGACATGCGCCGACGATTCGCGCGGCAATCGACTTCATCGTGGACGTGACGGGCAGGACGTTCGCGCCGGACGCCCGACCGTAG
- a CDS encoding flavodoxin family protein has product MTPHASPVNTVVVFHSGHGHTERMANAVAEGARAVLVAIDSEGNIPADAWEMLAGADAILFGLPTYMGGPSWQFKKFADASSKVWFEGGWRNKIFGGFTNSASINGDKLNTLEYFFLLAGQHGGIWVSMDIKPANVKASMRDDLNRMGAYIGPMAQTPADASPEEMSSGDLETARRHGMRVATIAGQFRSGTPRGN; this is encoded by the coding sequence ATGACACCACACGCCTCTCCGGTCAACACAGTCGTCGTATTCCACTCCGGCCACGGGCATACCGAGCGCATGGCTAACGCTGTCGCCGAAGGCGCCCGCGCCGTGCTCGTCGCGATCGACAGCGAGGGAAACATTCCAGCGGATGCCTGGGAAATGCTCGCCGGCGCGGACGCGATCCTGTTCGGCTTGCCGACCTACATGGGCGGCCCGAGCTGGCAGTTCAAGAAGTTTGCCGACGCATCCTCGAAGGTCTGGTTCGAAGGCGGATGGCGGAACAAGATCTTTGGCGGCTTCACCAACAGCGCAAGCATCAACGGCGACAAGCTCAACACGCTCGAATACTTCTTCCTGCTCGCCGGGCAGCACGGCGGCATCTGGGTCAGCATGGACATCAAGCCGGCGAACGTGAAAGCCTCGATGCGTGACGACCTGAATCGCATGGGCGCCTATATCGGGCCGATGGCGCAAACGCCTGCCGATGCGTCGCCCGAGGAAATGTCATCGGGGGACCTCGAGACGGCACGCCGCCATGGCATGCGCGTCGCGACGATCGCCGGACAGTTTCGGTCCGGAACACCTCGAGGCAACTGA
- a CDS encoding LysR family transcriptional regulator has translation MISDQNGEMDSQSMRANLPSLMALRCFEAAARHENFSRAADELCLTHGAVSRAVRLLEDDLGVALFQRRSRRVFLTDAGRKLAQAVHDGLGLMRHAAQELRTEAARARRWVLSCEPTLLMRWLIPRWPDFQARHAGIDVHLAAAGGPFSFDSGIDMAIRRNDFAWPAGYHAERLFAERVGPVCRPDKVDAWFSARRGERSLKTDVPQLHTRTRPDAWKEWAVAAHQPAVSGRGQVFDHFYFSLQAAVAGLGVAIGPWHLVRDDIESGVLVAPMGFVEDGSHYCLLTPEPVVAGRAQADVLAWLRAVA, from the coding sequence ATGATTTCTGACCAGAATGGTGAGATGGATTCACAATCGATGCGCGCGAACCTGCCTTCGCTGATGGCCCTGCGTTGCTTCGAGGCGGCGGCGCGTCACGAGAATTTCAGTCGTGCCGCCGACGAGCTGTGCCTGACCCACGGCGCGGTCAGCCGCGCGGTGCGGCTGCTCGAGGACGACCTGGGCGTGGCGCTGTTCCAGCGGCGCAGCCGGCGCGTGTTCCTGACCGACGCGGGCCGCAAGCTGGCGCAGGCGGTCCACGACGGGCTGGGGCTGATGCGTCACGCCGCGCAGGAATTGCGCACCGAGGCCGCCCGGGCGCGGCGCTGGGTCCTGTCGTGCGAGCCGACGCTTCTGATGCGCTGGCTGATTCCGCGCTGGCCGGATTTTCAGGCGCGACATGCGGGCATCGACGTTCACCTGGCTGCCGCGGGTGGCCCGTTTTCATTCGACAGCGGCATCGACATGGCGATTCGACGCAACGACTTTGCGTGGCCGGCGGGTTACCACGCGGAGCGTCTGTTCGCGGAGCGGGTGGGGCCGGTTTGCCGGCCGGACAAGGTCGATGCGTGGTTTTCCGCTCGTCGCGGCGAGCGTTCGTTGAAGACGGACGTTCCGCAGTTGCATACGCGGACACGGCCGGACGCGTGGAAGGAATGGGCGGTTGCCGCGCATCAGCCGGCCGTGAGCGGGCGCGGGCAGGTGTTCGACCATTTCTACTTCAGCCTGCAGGCGGCGGTTGCGGGGCTGGGTGTCGCCATCGGCCCGTGGCATCTCGTTCGCGACGATATCGAAAGCGGCGTGCTGGTCGCGCCGATGGGGTTCGTCGAGGATGGTTCGCATTACTGTCTATTGACGCCGGAGCCGGTGGTGGCAGGCCGTGCACAGGCGGATGTGCTTGCGTGGTTGAGGGCGGTGGCCTGA
- a CDS encoding LysE family translocator — translation MTELIVVVTITLLAVISPGPDFAMVTRNSLMLSRRSGVLTALGIGLGVTVHVSYTLLGVGLLIRQSLWLFNAVKLIGAIYLVYLGVKMLMTKAGSRQADAPAAPLSDLAALRTGFLTNALNPKTTVFIVSLFMQAVRPDTPLIVQIGYGAFIALAHAGWFSLVAVCFSATAVRDRLLSLRHWIDRTFGCLLVGFGVALAIARGGR, via the coding sequence ATGACCGAACTGATAGTTGTAGTCACCATCACGCTGCTGGCCGTGATCAGCCCGGGCCCGGACTTCGCGATGGTCACGCGCAACAGCCTGATGCTGTCGCGTCGCTCGGGCGTGCTCACCGCGCTGGGTATCGGGCTGGGCGTGACGGTTCACGTGAGCTACACGCTGCTGGGCGTCGGCCTGCTGATCCGGCAATCGTTGTGGCTCTTCAATGCCGTCAAGCTGATCGGCGCGATCTACCTGGTCTACCTCGGCGTGAAGATGCTCATGACGAAGGCCGGCAGCAGGCAGGCCGACGCGCCGGCCGCACCGCTGTCGGACCTGGCCGCGCTGCGCACCGGCTTCCTGACCAATGCGCTGAACCCCAAGACCACGGTGTTCATCGTCAGCCTGTTCATGCAGGCCGTGCGGCCCGACACGCCGTTGATCGTGCAGATCGGCTACGGTGCTTTCATCGCGCTGGCGCACGCCGGCTGGTTCAGTCTGGTGGCCGTGTGCTTCTCCGCGACGGCCGTCCGCGATCGCCTGCTGTCGCTGCGGCACTGGATCGACCGCACCTTCGGATGCCTGCTCGTCGGCTTCGGCGTTGCGCTCGCCATCGCGCGCGGCGGGCGCTGA
- a CDS encoding winged helix-turn-helix transcriptional regulator has protein sequence MTKKIELPPDAFLKVCPSRAVLARIGQKWTVLAMVAMKDGPMRFGDIKRRLEGVSQKMLTQTLRAMERDGLVVRNVYDELPLRVEYALSSLAGTLLPLVIDLKAWAENALATIEASNRAFDREHAE, from the coding sequence ATGACGAAGAAGATCGAGTTGCCGCCCGATGCGTTCCTGAAAGTCTGTCCGTCACGCGCGGTGCTCGCGCGTATCGGGCAGAAGTGGACCGTGCTGGCCATGGTCGCGATGAAGGATGGGCCGATGCGTTTTGGCGACATCAAGCGCCGCCTGGAAGGTGTCTCGCAGAAGATGCTGACCCAGACGCTGCGCGCGATGGAGCGCGACGGACTGGTGGTGCGCAATGTCTATGACGAACTGCCGCTGCGTGTCGAGTACGCGCTGAGTTCTCTGGCCGGTACGCTGCTTCCGCTCGTCATCGATCTCAAGGCATGGGCGGAGAATGCGCTCGCGACGATCGAGGCGAGTAATCGTGCGTTCGATCGTGAGCATGCGGAGTAG